A window of Rhodopirellula halodulae contains these coding sequences:
- the ispF gene encoding 2-C-methyl-D-erythritol 2,4-cyclodiphosphate synthase: MTTDLLDFRIGLGYDSHRLGDGGPLRIGGHDVPGDFHAIGHSDADVLLHAVTDALMGAIAGPDIGRLFPDDADENRDRDSSDFVKEAVRRITEAGYAINNLDAVILAQKPKMAPHIDVMRGKLAELLQTQSDRIGLKAKTGEGVDAVGRSEAIAARVVVILRRQS; encoded by the coding sequence ATGACGACTGACCTCTTGGATTTTCGGATTGGATTGGGATACGATTCGCATCGTCTGGGCGATGGCGGACCGTTGCGGATCGGAGGGCACGACGTTCCCGGTGACTTTCATGCGATCGGACACAGTGACGCCGATGTCCTCCTGCATGCGGTCACGGACGCCTTGATGGGAGCGATCGCGGGACCGGACATTGGCCGTTTGTTCCCCGACGATGCCGATGAAAATCGCGATCGGGATAGCAGCGACTTCGTTAAGGAAGCCGTCCGTCGGATCACGGAGGCTGGCTACGCCATCAACAATCTGGACGCCGTGATTTTGGCACAGAAACCAAAGATGGCGCCGCACATCGACGTGATGCGAGGGAAGCTGGCGGAGCTACTGCAAACTCAAAGTGACCGAATTGGGCTGAAGGCCAAGACGGGGGAGGGTGTCGACGCCGTCGGCCGCAGCGAAGCCATCGCCGCCCGCGTTGTCGTGATACTGCGGCGACAATCGTGA
- the fliD gene encoding flagellar filament capping protein FliD: MARLQSSIGLITGTDIVGTVDQLMAINGRPRDRILAKTEELQGQQQQIASLTASVIGVQLAGDALGSSSLFSSKNASSSNESALSVSTQDEVSNGSHLIRTLRTAATHSVTTAQSFSDIDEALGLSGSLSLKPSGFVDSKVSLSQLNNGLGVEGGVIRLTDRSGASAEVDLTQAQTIDDVLQAINDADVEIQATTAGGKIKLIDQTGLSASNLKVEQLGTAETAADLGLHGIDVAAGTVEGHDIPLPDGVDTLRGASLSTLGGGNGIGTLTTLDIQTGDGSTASIDVSSAASLNEVIDLINESGLDVIAKINDAGNGLRLRDVSGGAGTFEISSSDDTAANLGIAASTTDDIVVGDDLNLQTVTTDTKLSDLNGGAGIGTGSFTIRDSNGGTAAINLAVDELETVGNLIDRINSFDIGVEAAINENGDGIVVTDNAGGSLSLKIEDTGSGTVAASLGLAGTADPGESLVGSESVSIDITEEDTLETIVEKINESGRYGSASIVTNSDGSYGLQIRSTQGGEDGRIAVNLDGVDLSFRTTSQAQDAVISISTDGGVERFVSSTDGVFEDEVTGLNLTLKELSADPITVTVDDDPDTIISAVERFADQYNKLIDKIEEVTFFDAEANEVGLLFGSTETLRIQNGYSRLLTGTLAGSSGETIRSFSQIGVRLDENGELQVDKTKLRAALTETPEAVEKFFINENEEGENVGMVGQLSRLADTYAGSDGGMLIRKTQTIANHIERNDDRVESMNTRLEAQRERLLKQYYDMEEAIAKIQANTSSISSIEYIGPVGSSE, encoded by the coding sequence ATGGCTCGTTTGCAATCATCGATCGGATTGATCACCGGAACCGACATCGTCGGGACCGTCGACCAGTTGATGGCGATCAATGGGCGGCCACGAGACCGCATTCTCGCCAAGACCGAAGAACTGCAAGGGCAGCAGCAACAAATTGCTTCGCTGACGGCATCCGTGATTGGTGTGCAGTTGGCCGGCGATGCGCTCGGTTCGTCCTCGCTATTCAGCAGCAAGAACGCATCGTCCAGCAACGAGTCCGCATTGTCGGTTTCGACGCAAGACGAAGTCAGCAACGGATCGCATCTGATCCGCACCTTGCGAACCGCAGCCACACACAGCGTCACGACCGCACAAAGCTTCAGTGACATCGACGAAGCTTTGGGACTATCGGGATCGTTGTCGCTGAAACCGAGCGGTTTTGTTGATTCCAAAGTCAGCCTGTCACAACTGAACAACGGACTGGGCGTCGAAGGCGGTGTCATTCGTTTGACGGATCGCAGTGGTGCATCGGCGGAAGTGGATTTGACCCAAGCTCAAACCATCGACGACGTTCTGCAAGCCATCAACGACGCGGATGTGGAGATCCAAGCGACAACGGCGGGCGGCAAGATCAAGTTGATTGATCAAACCGGATTGTCGGCCAGCAACCTGAAAGTCGAACAACTGGGCACCGCCGAAACAGCGGCTGACCTGGGACTGCATGGCATCGATGTTGCCGCCGGTACTGTCGAAGGGCATGACATTCCGCTGCCTGACGGCGTCGACACATTGCGTGGTGCCAGCCTTTCGACCCTGGGTGGAGGCAACGGCATCGGAACGTTGACCACTCTCGACATTCAAACCGGTGACGGGAGTACCGCCAGCATCGATGTGTCATCCGCAGCTTCGCTGAACGAAGTCATTGACCTGATCAATGAAAGCGGCTTGGACGTCATCGCGAAAATCAACGACGCGGGAAATGGTTTGCGTCTGCGTGACGTATCCGGCGGCGCTGGCACATTCGAAATCAGCAGTTCCGATGACACCGCAGCCAACCTCGGCATCGCCGCGTCCACGACAGACGACATCGTGGTCGGCGACGACCTGAATTTACAAACCGTCACCACCGACACCAAGCTCTCGGATTTGAATGGTGGTGCAGGGATTGGCACGGGAAGTTTCACCATTCGCGACAGCAACGGTGGCACGGCGGCGATCAACTTGGCGGTGGATGAACTCGAAACCGTTGGCAATCTGATCGACCGCATCAACTCCTTTGACATCGGCGTCGAAGCGGCAATCAACGAGAACGGCGACGGCATCGTGGTCACAGACAACGCCGGCGGTTCGCTCTCGCTCAAAATCGAAGACACCGGCAGCGGAACCGTGGCCGCGAGTCTCGGGTTGGCTGGAACCGCCGATCCCGGCGAGAGCCTCGTTGGCAGCGAAAGCGTCTCGATCGACATCACGGAAGAGGACACGCTGGAAACGATCGTCGAAAAGATCAATGAATCGGGACGCTATGGTTCCGCATCGATCGTGACCAACTCCGATGGTTCCTACGGTTTGCAGATCCGCAGCACCCAAGGCGGCGAAGACGGCCGAATCGCGGTCAACCTCGACGGCGTTGACTTGAGTTTCCGAACCACCTCGCAAGCTCAGGACGCTGTGATTTCGATTTCAACCGATGGCGGAGTGGAACGTTTTGTTTCGTCGACGGACGGCGTGTTTGAAGACGAAGTCACCGGGCTGAATTTGACATTAAAAGAGTTGTCCGCTGACCCGATCACGGTGACGGTGGATGATGATCCCGACACAATCATTTCCGCCGTCGAACGTTTCGCGGACCAATACAACAAGCTGATCGACAAGATCGAAGAGGTGACGTTCTTCGACGCGGAAGCCAACGAGGTCGGACTGCTGTTTGGCTCCACGGAAACTCTGCGGATCCAAAACGGATATTCGCGGTTGCTGACGGGAACGTTGGCCGGATCCAGCGGCGAAACGATTCGTTCCTTCAGCCAAATCGGAGTTCGTTTGGATGAGAACGGCGAACTGCAAGTCGACAAGACCAAACTCCGCGCGGCTCTGACGGAGACCCCCGAAGCCGTTGAGAAGTTCTTCATCAACGAAAATGAAGAGGGCGAAAACGTCGGCATGGTCGGCCAACTGTCTCGCCTCGCGGACACCTACGCGGGCAGCGACGGTGGGATGCTGATCCGCAAGACGCAAACGATTGCCAATCACATCGAGCGCAACGACGATCGTGTCGAGTCGATGAACACACGATTGGAAGCTCAGCGCGAACGATTGCTGAAGCAGTACTACGACATGGAAGAAGCAATCGCCAAGATTCAGGCGAACACCTCATCCATCAGCAGCATCGAGTACATCGGCCCAGTCGGCTCATCCGAATGA